From one Planktothrix sp. FACHB-1365 genomic stretch:
- a CDS encoding M48 family metallopeptidase, producing MLKRFSMSRFFRHRWLYPLISITVTVSILLSSTVATLAIPLPELIFRGIQVIQLSNLSARQEVAIGEQINEELLTKQVRLFRNPEAQNYINQIGQRLAQASDRPNLPYRFQVIDDPNVNAFATMGGFVYIHTGLITAAANEAELASVIAHEIGHIAGRHAIKQMRQAAVAAGVATVAGVDRNKIVQIGVELALNRPKSREAEYEADRMGLGTLIRAGYAPRGAVDFMAKLLKSGSPPTIISTHPATRDRISAMQQLLDPSIINSGDGLDSNSYRATVERILS from the coding sequence ATGTTAAAACGCTTTTCAATGAGCCGATTTTTCCGTCATCGTTGGTTGTATCCTTTAATTTCAATAACCGTTACTGTAAGTATTTTATTAAGTTCAACGGTTGCCACTTTAGCAATTCCTTTACCAGAGTTAATTTTTCGGGGAATTCAAGTTATCCAATTATCGAATTTATCAGCCCGTCAAGAAGTAGCAATTGGAGAGCAAATTAATGAAGAATTACTCACCAAGCAAGTTAGATTATTTCGCAACCCCGAAGCTCAAAACTATATTAATCAAATTGGTCAACGTTTAGCCCAAGCCAGCGATCGCCCCAATCTTCCCTATAGGTTTCAAGTGATTGATGATCCTAATGTTAATGCTTTTGCCACTATGGGAGGGTTTGTTTATATTCATACCGGGTTAATTACCGCCGCCGCTAATGAAGCAGAATTAGCCAGTGTCATAGCCCATGAAATCGGACATATTGCGGGTCGTCATGCGATTAAACAAATGCGCCAAGCTGCTGTTGCTGCGGGAGTGGCGACCGTCGCCGGAGTAGATCGAAATAAAATAGTTCAAATTGGGGTAGAACTCGCCTTAAACCGTCCCAAAAGTCGTGAAGCTGAATATGAAGCCGATCGCATGGGTTTAGGAACATTAATTCGTGCAGGTTATGCTCCACGAGGGGCGGTAGATTTTATGGCTAAACTGTTAAAAAGTGGGTCTCCCCCAACGATTATCAGCACTCACCCCGCTACCCGCGATCGCATTTCTGCAATGCAACAACTGTTAGATCCAAGTATTATTAATTCCGGGGATGGATTAGATAGTAATTCCTATCGTGCCACGGTTGAACGGATTTTATCTTAA